The stretch of DNA aaaaatttatattagagGTTTATCAATATGTTTTTccattaattattaaaagataatttttatataaaagtttATGTTTAAGaatttgtaaaataaaaaaaaaatagtatgttttttttttttaaattaatatttttttgctttATAAATtggttttatattttttttttttctaaatagtTTATTTTAAAGGAAAAATCATATAACATTTTCCTTTTTgactttttaaatatatgaactttgtcataaaattaatagaactttcaatatatatgttgatttctttcttttatacTACATcttaattttacttttttttatattttttatgagaaaaatataaaaaaaatttttttaacaataatgatattataacgaaataacttaaatattatgaataaaaatataaatattatctcaaatagttttttatttatgtgcatataaaaaaaaaggaatgaACAAAATAATTCAAGGTAAAGCTGCCAGAGTCGTAAGGGTTTATAGGTTTacatgctttttttttttttttttatatatatatatattttttttataagcttcatttttaatttaaattaaaaagaaaaatataattttttatttgaaattatctttaattatatttaaattatttatttcaaatcaaaattaaattttattttcaactAAGCATTCTTTGATTTATTTcctcatataaaaaaatggtaaatacataaaatacatccaaaaaaaattttttttagtatataaaaatccaaaaaattattataaacatctttatataaatactttataaaaattaaagtaaaTGTACCATGaatattatcaaaaaaaatatatatattcttcatatacgtatttttttttttttttcacaagGGATCAATAAAAAGTTTcaaattaaaacaaaagcTTGGAAAAAAGAAGAGGCAAAATAGGCCAGTGCCTCATTGGTATAGATTAAAGAAAGATACGAAAATAaggtaataaaaatttattatataagaaaaaaaaaataaataaataaaattttacaaaatatacatataattcGACAAATATATACTGTAGTTTAAATGAATGTGAAGCAGTAAATTATAATGTTGTAATTTTTATACTTAAACgtttaactttttttcattatttttattttatattctcCATTTTTAGATATAACACAAAAAGAAGACACTGGAGAAGAACTAAATTAGGATTATAAATAGCcaactattttttatttttatatataaaagttatGAATAAACATAAGCCAAAGATTTAAGAATGCgtttttaagaattttttttctgcatttttcctttttgttttgttttatcttatataaaaatagaatatattaattttgaaCTATTATAATtctaatagaaaataaatcttttaatataaattaagaaTTAATTGAGAAATACAATTTAGGAAAAAcaaatacttattttttaattgcaCGAACT from Plasmodium relictum strain SGS1 genome assembly, chromosome: 11 encodes:
- a CDS encoding 60S ribosomal protein L39, putative, producing the protein MGSIKSFKLKQKLGKKKRQNRPVPHWYRLKKDTKIRYNTKRRHWRRTKLGL